From the genome of Leptospiraceae bacterium, one region includes:
- the hisG gene encoding ATP phosphoribosyltransferase, translating to MMRFPFFSRIVVDGNDGTGKSTLVAQLKKMGFTRVEDRGEMTKATDDDSAAPVPETIYILLHCSWNLSHKRLLESGADMNDKYHEPQTLEYYSKRFLEISDKFKPISIDVESLSKQEVLESLLIKLGKKSLFRIGIPSGRLSLSSLYNLLPMLPEKTFHKMEASSRKLSWEEPPFLFLRGRTSAYPKLVAFGELDLAICGSDVLDESNFLEHLEVLDSIPQPDVSLVLASISGKIPQKRLLRIATKFKNIAHEYFGSRGIPHTIFGLDGSTEGLLPHFADVILEITETGESLKKNGLEIIENLGSLKTCLIRRRIQ from the coding sequence TTGATGCGCTTTCCATTCTTTAGCCGCATTGTTGTAGATGGAAACGACGGTACCGGTAAGAGTACTCTCGTTGCGCAACTAAAAAAGATGGGCTTCACACGGGTCGAAGATCGCGGAGAAATGACAAAGGCTACCGATGATGATTCAGCCGCTCCTGTTCCGGAGACAATTTATATCCTTTTGCACTGTAGCTGGAATTTGAGCCATAAAAGGCTACTGGAAAGTGGTGCGGACATGAACGATAAATACCACGAGCCTCAAACTCTGGAGTATTATTCCAAACGATTTTTAGAAATATCAGATAAGTTTAAACCGATATCCATTGACGTTGAAAGTTTATCCAAACAGGAAGTCCTTGAATCTCTTCTTATAAAATTAGGCAAAAAGTCTCTTTTTCGAATCGGAATTCCTTCAGGAAGATTATCTTTATCCTCTCTATATAATTTACTCCCGATGTTACCTGAAAAGACTTTTCATAAAATGGAAGCCTCTTCTCGAAAACTTTCCTGGGAAGAGCCTCCTTTTTTATTTTTACGCGGAAGAACTTCAGCCTATCCTAAATTAGTTGCTTTTGGAGAATTAGATCTCGCTATCTGCGGTTCCGACGTATTAGATGAGTCTAATTTTCTTGAACACCTGGAAGTGCTCGATTCCATTCCGCAGCCGGATGTATCTCTTGTATTAGCTTCTATCTCCGGGAAAATTCCACAAAAGAGATTACTGCGCATTGCAACCAAGTTTAAAAACATAGCTCATGAATATTTTGGCTCAAGAGGGATTCCTCACACTATATTTGGTCTGGATGGTTCTACGGAGGGTCTATTACCCCATTTCGCCGATGTAATCCTTGAGATTACAGAAACGGGAGAGAGCCTGAAGAAGAATGGATTAGAAATCATTGAGAACCTCGGTAGTCTAAAAACCTGCTTGATAAGGAGAAGGATTCAATGA
- a CDS encoding non-canonical purine NTP pyrophosphatase — protein sequence MILGTTNPHKVREIGGICAPLEIELVPVSLDILETGDTFEDNALCKAIAYSEAYPDSFVLVEDSGLLIPSLEGLPGPYSARFSDYDIASKTIHNSNLPREEMDRANNEKVLQCMEAVPEEKRGAYFVICIIIIKNTKVFFRVTQKAFGWILKDKRGDKGFGYDPIFASDTSFGKSWAEIDSTRKNLISHRGEALWDLQAWLCSEEARDIH from the coding sequence ATGATACTCGGAACAACGAACCCTCATAAAGTTCGAGAAATTGGTGGAATATGTGCTCCCTTAGAAATTGAGCTGGTTCCGGTTTCTCTGGATATTTTAGAAACCGGGGACACCTTTGAAGACAATGCTCTCTGTAAAGCCATCGCTTACTCAGAAGCTTACCCGGATAGTTTTGTTCTCGTCGAAGATTCCGGCCTGCTTATCCCTTCTCTTGAAGGACTACCCGGTCCGTATTCAGCAAGGTTTTCTGACTATGATATTGCATCAAAGACGATCCATAATTCAAATCTACCCCGCGAAGAAATGGACAGGGCTAACAATGAAAAAGTATTACAATGTATGGAAGCAGTTCCTGAAGAAAAAAGAGGAGCCTATTTTGTAATATGTATAATCATTATAAAAAATACAAAAGTATTCTTCCGTGTAACGCAGAAAGCTTTCGGTTGGATACTGAAAGATAAACGTGGTGACAAAGGCTTTGGTTATGACCCAATTTTTGCCAGTGATACCAGTTTCGGAAAATCATGGGCAGAAATAGACTCCACCAGGAAAAACTTAATTTCTCACAGAGGAGAAGCCCTCTGGGATCTTCAGGCATGGTTATGCTCTGAAGAAGCAAGGGATATTCATTGA